The genomic interval GAAGTATACTTGAGGACGAAGGTGTTGAACCTCATATTCTAAACGCCTTTGAAATATGTATTATGGAAAGCATTAACAATGTTATAAAGCACGCATATAAGGGTGAAAATAATAAACCGATCCTGGTAAAATTAAAAACAGATAAAAAAATGATTGAGCTGGAGATTATTGATAAAGGAACACCTAGAACTAAATTTGAAATTCCCGATCTAGATTTTGATCCAAAGGATATAAATAATTTACCTGAAAGCGGAATGGGTCTCTACATAATTAAACAACTGATGGATGAACTGACATACGAATCTCACAACGGTGAAAATCACTTTATCCTCAGAAAGTGGCTCTACTGAAATCAGTGATCACTAATTCCAATCTGCAAGGAAATAATTGCCTCGAAAAATTTTTATACTGTTATTATTAGCAACCATCTTATACGGTCAGGATTCCACACGCAGCGAGGCATTTAAAGATACCCGATATTATAAGCCCCCAATTTTCAAAGCGAAGTATCCTTCATATTCACTTCTTGCCGGATATCTTCTTGTAACCGAAGCGAACAGGGGGGATCCGTTTGCTCAGCATGAACTCGGAATCAGATATCTGATCGCCCAGGGTTTTCAGGCCGATACAGTAAAGGCAGTCTATTGGATCAGAAAAGCAGTTGATCAGAATCTTCCTGCAGCCCGTTTCAATTATGGCATTCTGCTTCATAATGGAATCGGCGTACCCTGGAATCCGTTTGAAGCATACTACAATTTTAAATTGGCCGGTCAGGCGGGTTTACCAGAAGCACAGTTTGCCTACGGAATTCTTCTGACAGATAATTTAACCGTCAACAGAAACCTGAACGAAGCTTATAAACTGATAAGTAAGTCTGCAGCTGCCGGGTATGAACCTGCAAAGGCAGTACTGAAACAATTCGAAAGGATGAATTTTATACCCGTTGCCGAGAAAAGCAACGTTGAAAATACTCCCGTTATTAATGATGAAACGGCTAATATTATTAATCCGGATTGGGATCTCGATTTCTATGATTTTGATGAACCAGTTGAAAAAAACAGTGACGATAATATTGAAGAGATTCTGATGAAGAACACCAAAAATTTAAAAAGAATTCTAGGTCTGGATGAAGATGAAAATATTGGTTTAAGTGATACAACAGGTTTCGGAATCCTTAAATTTGCATCCGACAACGGAAGCCCCGAGGCTCTCTTTATGAACGGCAAGGCCCGCGAGAATGGAATCCTCTTTGAAAAAAACATTGTGCATGCCGCATCAAATTATTTAAGAGGCTATCGGCTCGGATCCTTTAAAGCCGGGGAAAATCTCTTCCGGTTGATGCAGGACGAATCCTTTTCGAATCTTCTTAAGGAACAAATTAAATCGGGAGATCCCGAAGCAAAATATGTCTGGGCAGGTATAGCTGCTCTCGGCTATAATAATCAGATAACGGATAAACAGGCACTCGATTTTCTTAAATCGGCTGTAGATCAGAAACATGTACCTTCAATGATTGAACTCGGACTTCTATACAGTTCTGGCAATCTCGTCGAAAAAAACAGGGAAAGAGCAATTGAATACTGGAAAATGGCCCAGAATCTTGGCAGTAAGGAAGCGGAGGTCAGAATTGCCTTTCTTGAAGTAGCTGAAGATACGGGCAAATCGAATATTCAGAACCAGATACAGATCCTAAGAAAGGCAGCAAATGAAGGTTCAGTACTTGCTGAGGCACTTCTCGGTCTCTGTTATGAGAAAGGTCTGGGTGTAAGAGAAAATAAAGCTGTTTCGGTAAGACTATACAGACGTGCATCGCAAAGAGGAAATCAGGCAGCTATGAATTCCCTTAAGAGACTTTATGATGAGATACGCCCGCCAGAAGAGGAATTTGTTATCTACGAATCCGACTAGACTACTTTCAAAATCACCATTGTGAGATCGTCATTCTGGAGTGCTGATCCACGGAAATTCTCAGCCGCTTTCAACAACGCCGTTTTAATCTCTTCGGCCGATTTATCACAATTACTGCTTATTAATCGTTTAACTTTATCCTCACCGAATAAATCTTTCACAATATTCATTGTCTCCGTTAAACCGTCTGAATAGAAAAATATGATGTCGTTTCTCTTTGGAACGAAAGAAATTTCTTCAAGTGTTTGCTCAAATAATCCTTTGTCATTTAAGCCGATCCCCATGCCTGTGGAGTTAAGAACAGAAAATTCCTTTGTCGCACTTTTGAAATGATAAGCCGGGGGATGTCCCGCCCTTGCAAAAACAATCCGCCCATCCTTTTCGATAGAAGCAATTGATAATGTAAGAAAAAATTCTCTTCTCAGATTCTTGGAGAAATATTTCTTTAGGTTTATCATAATCTCTTTTACGCCGGTGAAAATATCAATTAAAGAATATAATATGGATTGAACACGAACCATGTAAAGTGCGGCAGCCATTCCCTTTCCTGATATATCACCAATAATAATATATGTCCTGTCGGGTGTTTCCAGAATGTCGAAATAATCGCCCCCTACCTCCCGTGCCGGTTCATAATAAGTTGCCACTTCGAATCCTTGAATACCGGCAGATTTTTTCGGAATTAAGTCGAACTGAATTTTACGTGCAACATCAAGTTCCCCCTTTACCGAAAGTTTATCGGCTAATTCAAAAGCAAGTAATAATATTGCAATTAAATAGGCAGAAAAAGTATAGAGGGAATTAGCTTGAGAATAACCAACAAAAAAGAAGAGAAGTGAAATAAGGAAAAAAATTCTCCGCGCAGGAGTCAGCTTAAGTATAAATGCGTTGAAGAGGCTTCTTATAAAAATTAGTCCTCGGATTAATTTGTTTTTCGATTGATCGGGTTTTGGAATATCAGCTTTGAAAAATTCATAAACCTCGCTGGCTTCCCGCTTAATTAACCGCTCAATCTCCTGATAGCTCAGGTCGGATGTATATAAATCAAATATTCTCTTTATAGGATTTTGTCCCGACACACTAATCCCCGGTTGACATCAGTATAATTTAAAACCCCCGGATTTTTAGACGAAACAATCGAAAATTTGTTGGTGAATTTATAATAATTAATTCAGTCTTTCCAGACGGGACCTCAGGTGTCTTTCAGTAAT from Melioribacteraceae bacterium carries:
- a CDS encoding tetratricopeptide repeat protein is translated as MPRKIFILLLLATILYGQDSTRSEAFKDTRYYKPPIFKAKYPSYSLLAGYLLVTEANRGDPFAQHELGIRYLIAQGFQADTVKAVYWIRKAVDQNLPAARFNYGILLHNGIGVPWNPFEAYYNFKLAGQAGLPEAQFAYGILLTDNLTVNRNLNEAYKLISKSAAAGYEPAKAVLKQFERMNFIPVAEKSNVENTPVINDETANIINPDWDLDFYDFDEPVEKNSDDNIEEILMKNTKNLKRILGLDEDENIGLSDTTGFGILKFASDNGSPEALFMNGKARENGILFEKNIVHAASNYLRGYRLGSFKAGENLFRLMQDESFSNLLKEQIKSGDPEAKYVWAGIAALGYNNQITDKQALDFLKSAVDQKHVPSMIELGLLYSSGNLVEKNRERAIEYWKMAQNLGSKEAEVRIAFLEVAEDTGKSNIQNQIQILRKAANEGSVLAEALLGLCYEKGLGVRENKAVSVRLYRRASQRGNQAAMNSLKRLYDEIRPPEEEFVIYESD
- a CDS encoding SpoIIE family protein phosphatase encodes the protein MSGQNPIKRIFDLYTSDLSYQEIERLIKREASEVYEFFKADIPKPDQSKNKLIRGLIFIRSLFNAFILKLTPARRIFFLISLLFFFVGYSQANSLYTFSAYLIAILLLAFELADKLSVKGELDVARKIQFDLIPKKSAGIQGFEVATYYEPAREVGGDYFDILETPDRTYIIIGDISGKGMAAALYMVRVQSILYSLIDIFTGVKEIMINLKKYFSKNLRREFFLTLSIASIEKDGRIVFARAGHPPAYHFKSATKEFSVLNSTGMGIGLNDKGLFEQTLEEISFVPKRNDIIFFYSDGLTETMNIVKDLFGEDKVKRLISSNCDKSAEEIKTALLKAAENFRGSALQNDDLTMVILKVV
- a CDS encoding ATP-binding protein, producing MKEFEIKISSDYDKVSKVNIDVRSILEDEGVEPHILNAFEICIMESINNVIKHAYKGENNKPILVKLKTDKKMIELEIIDKGTPRTKFEIPDLDFDPKDINNLPESGMGLYIIKQLMDELTYESHNGENHFILRKWLY